The Neochlamydia sp. S13 genome has a segment encoding these proteins:
- the gyrA gene encoding DNA topoisomerase (ATP-hydrolyzing) subunit A, with the protein MSYTKNEVIIPRNVEDEMKDSYLRYSMSVIISRALPDVRDGLKPSQRRILYAMRQLNLSPGAKHRKCAKISGDTSGDYHPHGEMVIYPTLVRMAQGWVMRYTLIDGQGNFGSIDGDPPAAMRYTEARLTHASMQLMEDLDKDTVDHVPNYDETKKEPVVFPAKFPNLLCNGSSGIAVGMATNIPPHNLNELITATLLVLDQPMTSIEEIMQIMPGPDFPTGGIICGYRGVKEAFHTGHGKIILRGVIRVEEMEDNPDRQRLVIDEIPYNLNKSRLIEQIADLINSKTLAGVSDLRDESDKDGMRIVLELKRNEVPDVTINQLYKFSDMETTFGCHMLALDKGLPRIMNVKNIISAWIEHRIEVIRRRTRFELAKAEARAHILEGYLKAIDHLDEVVRLIRASNNREEAKQSLIERFAFSDKQATAILDLRLYQLTALEHDKINEEYQSLLEKINYFKAVLASELMVRQIIKDELNEIQEKHKSPRKTQIIAAESEMNMEDLIANEPVIITISEDDYIKRMPMDTFREQRRGGQGVAGMQMKREDDTIKGLYVATMHDYLLIFTNLGRCYWIKVWQIPESSRKSKGKPLVNLLEDIQPNEKIATIMRVSSFDEQACILMATRKGVVKKSELSHFSNPRRKGIWALDVDEGDEVVAARLVKEEYQVMIFTHRGMAVRFAEDKVRPMGRMARGVKGVSLREENDYVVSCEVVKGDETILVVCENGFGKRSLVEDFRQTNRGGVGVRSIVTSERNGNVVGALCVADTDGMVMMTASGQAIRISMRELRVLGRNTQGVRLANLRDNDYLVAIQKVKSAEESIEDASVGVAIEEESLDGVATGTEIDLEGPTHIDTETLEENNSL; encoded by the coding sequence ATGTCGTATACGAAAAATGAGGTGATTATCCCTCGTAATGTCGAAGATGAAATGAAAGACAGCTATTTGCGTTATTCGATGTCTGTGATTATTTCACGCGCATTACCAGATGTTCGCGATGGATTAAAGCCTTCTCAGCGCCGTATTCTTTATGCGATGCGGCAGCTAAACTTGTCGCCGGGAGCCAAACATCGTAAATGCGCAAAAATATCAGGGGATACTTCAGGGGACTACCATCCTCATGGTGAAATGGTCATCTACCCCACTTTAGTGCGTATGGCGCAAGGCTGGGTGATGCGCTACACTTTAATTGATGGCCAAGGGAACTTCGGTTCGATTGATGGAGACCCTCCTGCTGCCATGCGTTATACAGAAGCACGACTCACTCATGCTTCTATGCAATTAATGGAAGATTTGGATAAAGATACGGTAGATCATGTTCCTAACTATGATGAGACCAAGAAAGAACCGGTCGTTTTTCCTGCTAAATTTCCTAACTTGCTATGTAATGGTTCTTCAGGAATTGCGGTGGGTATGGCCACTAACATACCGCCCCATAATCTTAACGAGTTAATTACAGCAACTTTACTCGTGCTAGACCAACCGATGACTTCTATCGAAGAAATCATGCAAATAATGCCCGGGCCCGATTTTCCTACAGGGGGAATTATTTGTGGATATCGGGGAGTGAAAGAAGCTTTTCATACAGGCCATGGTAAAATCATTTTACGGGGTGTCATCCGTGTAGAAGAAATGGAAGATAACCCGGACCGCCAGCGCTTAGTCATCGATGAAATTCCTTATAATCTTAATAAATCCCGTTTAATTGAACAGATTGCAGACCTGATCAATAGTAAGACTTTGGCAGGAGTATCTGATTTACGCGATGAATCCGATAAAGATGGGATGCGGATTGTGCTAGAGCTGAAACGAAATGAAGTCCCTGATGTGACCATCAATCAGCTTTATAAATTCAGCGATATGGAAACTACTTTTGGATGCCATATGTTGGCCTTGGATAAAGGTCTACCGCGCATTATGAATGTAAAAAATATCATTAGCGCCTGGATTGAACATCGCATAGAAGTTATCCGCCGTCGTACCCGTTTTGAATTGGCTAAAGCTGAAGCACGCGCTCATATCTTGGAAGGTTATTTAAAAGCTATCGATCATTTGGATGAAGTTGTGAGATTGATCCGTGCTAGCAATAACCGTGAAGAGGCTAAACAATCTTTAATTGAGAGATTTGCCTTTTCAGATAAGCAAGCCACGGCAATTTTGGATTTACGTTTATATCAACTGACGGCTTTAGAGCATGACAAAATTAATGAAGAGTACCAGAGTTTACTAGAGAAAATAAACTATTTTAAAGCTGTGCTTGCAAGCGAACTCATGGTCCGTCAAATTATTAAAGATGAACTGAACGAAATTCAAGAAAAGCATAAGTCTCCCCGTAAGACTCAGATTATCGCGGCCGAAAGCGAGATGAACATGGAAGATCTGATTGCTAATGAGCCTGTGATCATCACTATTTCGGAAGATGACTACATTAAACGTATGCCTATGGATACCTTCCGTGAACAAAGGAGAGGGGGCCAAGGGGTTGCAGGTATGCAGATGAAGCGTGAGGACGATACCATTAAAGGCTTGTATGTTGCCACCATGCACGACTACCTATTAATTTTTACAAATCTAGGGCGTTGCTATTGGATAAAAGTCTGGCAGATACCAGAATCGAGTCGTAAATCTAAAGGTAAACCGCTCGTTAACTTGCTAGAAGATATTCAACCTAATGAAAAGATTGCCACCATCATGCGTGTTTCTTCTTTTGATGAGCAAGCCTGCATATTGATGGCTACACGTAAAGGCGTGGTTAAAAAATCTGAGCTTAGCCACTTCAGCAATCCACGTCGTAAAGGTATATGGGCGTTAGATGTGGATGAAGGTGACGAGGTGGTAGCAGCTCGCTTAGTAAAAGAAGAGTATCAAGTGATGATATTTACCCATAGGGGTATGGCAGTTCGCTTTGCTGAGGATAAGGTTAGGCCCATGGGTCGTATGGCTCGAGGGGTAAAAGGAGTTAGCCTAAGAGAAGAGAATGATTATGTCGTCAGCTGTGAAGTCGTAAAGGGGGATGAAACCATTCTGGTCGTTTGTGAGAATGGCTTTGGCAAGCGCTCCCTCGTAGAAGATTTTAGGCAAACAAATCGTGGCGGCGTGGGAGTGCGTTCAATTGTGACTAGCGAGCGGAACGGAAATGTAGTAGGCGCTCTTTGCGTAGCGGATACGGATGGGATGGTCATGATGACAGCAAGTGGGCAAGCTATCCGTATTAGTATGCGTGAATTACGCGTGCTTGGACGTAATACGCAAGGAGTTAGACTAGCCAACTTACGTGATAATGATTATCTTGTCGCTATTCAGAAAGTGAAAAGTGCAGAAGAAAGTATAGAAGATGCTAGCGTAGGTGTAGCCATAGAAGAAGAAAGTCTTGATGGGGTAGCAACAGGAACAGAAATTGATTTAGAAGGCCCTACTCATATTGATACAGAAACTTTGGAAGAAAATAATAGCCTATGA
- the tmk gene encoding dTMP kinase gives MTLFITIEGGEGAGKTTLIEKLAAVLTSFGYAVVKTREPGGSRLSTHIREWLLNRNADLPIGYKAELLLFLAARAQHLEELIKPALEKGKVVLCDRFNDSTIVYQGIGRGLGMDYVKQICECVSENLNPDLTLFLDVDPQIGLMRTRKASKENAGRGEVDRIEAERLDFHKRVRQGFLSLARQSPERIQVIDANQAEDAVFRQAKQWLEEKVIH, from the coding sequence ATGACATTATTCATCACAATAGAAGGCGGCGAAGGAGCCGGTAAAACAACTCTTATAGAGAAGTTAGCTGCCGTTTTAACCTCATTTGGGTACGCTGTAGTGAAAACTCGGGAGCCGGGTGGTTCTCGATTAAGCACTCATATTAGAGAATGGCTTCTTAATAGAAATGCTGATCTACCGATTGGTTATAAAGCTGAATTGCTGCTGTTTTTAGCAGCGCGTGCCCAACACTTAGAAGAATTAATTAAGCCTGCTCTTGAAAAAGGAAAAGTGGTGCTGTGCGATCGTTTTAATGATTCTACAATTGTTTATCAAGGCATAGGCCGTGGCTTAGGGATGGACTATGTTAAGCAAATCTGTGAGTGTGTGAGTGAAAATTTAAATCCAGACCTTACTTTATTTTTAGATGTTGATCCACAAATTGGTCTTATGCGCACGCGAAAAGCTTCCAAAGAAAATGCAGGACGAGGGGAAGTAGACCGCATTGAAGCGGAGCGTTTAGATTTCCATAAGCGTGTGCGTCAAGGATTTTTAAGTTTAGCAAGACAATCTCCTGAGCGCATTCAGGTCATTGACGCTAATCAAGCCGAAGATGCTGTCTTTCGCCAGGCTAAGCAGTGGCTAGAAGAAAAAGTCATCCATTGA